AGTTTGACCGGATGATGGAGACAGAGCAGGAGACACCGCATCATATGTACAATGTGGGAGAACATACGCTCCACGCAATGAACAATGTAAGGCCGGATAAGATCTTGAGGCTTACCATGCTTCTGCACGACACAGGAAAACCAGCATATAAGACAGTAGATGCAAACGGCGTGGCACATTTTAAAAAGCATGCCCTGGAAAGTGAAAATATTGCCAGAAGTGTGCTAAGAAGGCTGAAATTTGATAATGATACACTACACAAGGTATCGAAGCTTGTCTATTATCATGATTACCGTATGCCTGCAAGAGCAAAGAACATACGCCGCGCCATGAACATGATCGGAGAAGAATTGTTCCCATATTATATGGAAGTGAGAAAAGCAGATGTTTTGGCCCAGAGTGAATATCTCAGAGAAGAGAAGATACAAAACCTGAGTGAGATAGAAAGCATATACAAAGAAATAAAAGCGGCCGGACAATGTGTGTCGCTGAAAGAGCTGGCAGTGACAGGGAAAGACCTCATAGAAGCGGGCATGGCTCCGGGGAAAGAGATAGGTGAGAAACTTAGCGAATTGCTGGCTCTTGTAATAGAAGAACCGGAGATGAACACGAAAGAAAAGCTGCTGGACCGTCTGGGGATAAAATGAAACATACGGGGGACAGGGTAAAATGAGTTGGGGACGGAGGTTTTTTAAAAAACCTCCGTCCCCAACTCATTTTACCCTGTCCCCCTTGCATATTCCGTTGTTTTATATCATACGTTAGAAAGAATATGTTATATAAAGTGCAGGGGAATGTTATGCAAGAATATGAGCTAAATGTATTAGACCAATATAATATAGATGTCACCGGCACCCGTAAGACAAGGGGTGCTATTTTATGCGACACACAACAGGGGCTTCTGCTGCTTCGGGAGGTGACGACTTCTGAGAAACGTATTCCTGCGCTTTGCGAGCTGTATGAGTATCTGAAGAGCCAGGGCTACGAATGGACGGATCCGATTCTCCTGAACAAGGAGGGAGAATACGTCAGTACAGCGGAGGACGGCGGCAAATATATATTGAAGCAGTGGTATCAGGGACGTGAGTGTGACATCCGTAAACCGGCAGAACTGCTGGCGGCGGCAGGGAATCTTGCTAAACTTCACACCGTAATGTGCCATGAACTGGAGCAGGGCGCCCCGGCCGGAGCGCATCTCGGGGAGGAATATATCCGGCATAACCGTGAGCTTAAGAAAGTGCGGAGATTTATGCGGGGGCTCTCGCCCAAAGGGGAATTTGAATTTGCATTTTTGAAATACTTTGACCAGATGTACCAGTGGGCGGACCTGGCGCTGGAGGAGCTGGAGCGTTCGGATTATGACGCATTGTACGAAGACAGCATGGAACGGGGATGCATGACCCATGGTGAATATAATTATCATAATATTCTCATCCTCTCAGGAGCCGCGGCTGCGGGGGAAGCTGTCCCGGCTTCAGTTTCCGGAAGAAACGCGCCCAGAGGAGCGG
This is a stretch of genomic DNA from [Clostridium] hylemonae DSM 15053. It encodes these proteins:
- a CDS encoding MarR family transcriptional regulator, coding for MQEYELNVLDQYNIDVTGTRKTRGAILCDTQQGLLLLREVTTSEKRIPALCELYEYLKSQGYEWTDPILLNKEGEYVSTAEDGGKYILKQWYQGRECDIRKPAELLAAAGNLAKLHTVMCHELEQGAPAGAHLGEEYIRHNRELKKVRRFMRGLSPKGEFEFAFLKYFDQMYQWADLALEELERSDYDALYEDSMERGCMTHGEYNYHNILILSGAAAAGEAVPASVSGRNAPRGADYRPHGSHSAREPLRIATTNFDKFKKDIQVEDLYYFLRKVMEKHGWKERLGDNMLNAYSAIHPLSSGETEYIKNRLIYPEKFWKIADSYYHSNKAWISVKSIEKLNVAIRQTEEKKRFLENIFSFHL